TCAGACAGCATAGTCTTCTGAATACTactgtaaaacaaataataaaactACTCAAGTACTATGCCTACAGGTAGAAATAATGGTCTACCACTACAGACATCTTCTGATCTCCACTTCAGACTAGCATTGATGTCTCTTCCCTTATCATCTCTTGATAAACTGTTCGTCATTTCTACCCACCTGAACCAGACTCACCTTTATTGGTCCAGTGCTAAAGCAGATCTTCCTGTTCTCCGGCGGTGCTTCCTCCTCGGCAGGCAGTCCCGGGACCTCAGAGCAGCTCGACTCTGGCTCGTAAggctcatcttcctcctcctcatcctcatccagCTGGCTGCCGCCGGAGTCCTCTCCGATGCCGCTGTACGCGCTGATGTCCACCAGGTCGCCCTCCGAGTAATCATCCTTACGAGACTCCTCCTCCAGGCCATCCTCTTCCTGTCCCTCACACTGGGGCCCCTCCCCAGGCTCCTCCCCgtgtcccccctctccctcctggcGCCCTGTCAGGTCGCTGGGGCCCCCAGGGGCCTCTCCATTTTCCAGTGAGGCATGGACCTCGGCCTGCACCAGCCGGCTCCCTGCCTCGGGTGCGGAGGAGTCCTCCTGGTCCCTGGGTATGGGTTCTCTGCTAGGCTCGCCTCCTGTACTTGAGCCCCtggcttccttccctctctccctctcagacttGGCTTCGGTAGAAGCAGAAGAGGTCCTATCCCCTGTTTGTGTACTTCCTGAGGAGCCGTCATCGTTTCGGGGAGCTGCTCTGTTCCTGGGGCTTCTGGGGGAACCCTCCTGGTCCAAGTGTTGGCTGCTCCCATCCCCCTGACTGCCTGGGGGCAAGACTTGCACCTTCCTGGCGATGATTTTGGAGTTGAGGCATTCTGCTGTTTTTACCGGAGTGGGGCTTTCTTCTCGGGAGGGCAACGGGGACGTGGAGGAGGGCCGGTGCAGGTTGTTCCTCAGGTCCCCCTTCTCGAAGACGGCGCTAAGCTGGCTTACGGTGGGCGACACCGCCTCACCGGCTCCCCCTACCGTATCCAGGCAGTCCAGAGACTCCGTGCTGCCGTTGAAGCGCACTACCACGTCCAGCCGGCTGTCCTGGACAGCGGACGAAACCGGACGCTCCTTCTTGAGCAGGATGCGGTTGGTGGCCGACTGCTTCTCCTGCAGCTGGCGCTGCTCAAAGATCTTCCTCGTCTCCTGCAGCTTGGAGTACCCTGCTGATGCCCCTCGGGACCCACCAACTTTGCCGCCCTTGGGGTCAAAGCGGTTGACACGCTCGGAGACCGTGGCGCCCAGCTTGAGCAGGGCGCTGTGGTTCACATCTTCGTTGAGGCTGCTGGCCCTGGGCAGGGACAGCCGCACCGCCTGGTCATTGGCCTTGGACGGGTCGTCCTCGTCGCCAGGTGACTGCATTTGCATGAACATGTTCTTGATGCGGTGGACATTAGAGCCGTACTGGCGGCGCCCTCTGCCGGTAGGCCGCGGTGGCTTGCCATCCTTGGCAGCGTCGTCCCCATTGGCGGCATTGTTCAGAGCGTCGTGGGCCTGCTTCAGAG
This genomic stretch from Oncorhynchus clarkii lewisi isolate Uvic-CL-2024 chromosome 13, UVic_Ocla_1.0, whole genome shotgun sequence harbors:
- the LOC139364583 gene encoding neurabin-2, with the protein product MMKTEPPSAGSASSTLRSPSPHRNAYEAGIQALKQAHDALNNAANGDDAAKDGKPPRPTGRGRRQYGSNVHRIKNMFMQMQSPGDEDDPSKANDQAVRLSLPRASSLNEDVNHSALLKLGATVSERVNRFDPKGGKVGGSRGASAGYSKLQETRKIFEQRQLQEKQSATNRILLKKERPVSSAVQDSRLDVVVRFNGSTESLDCLDTVGGAGEAVSPTVSQLSAVFEKGDLRNNLHRPSSTSPLPSREESPTPVKTAECLNSKIIARKVQVLPPGSQGDGSSQHLDQEGSPRSPRNRAAPRNDDGSSGSTQTGDRTSSASTEAKSERERGKEARGSSTGGEPSREPIPRDQEDSSAPEAGSRLVQAEVHASLENGEAPGGPSDLTGRQEGEGGHGEEPGEGPQCEGQEEDGLEEESRKDDYSEGDLVDISAYSGIGEDSGGSQLDEDEEEEDEPYEPESSCSEVPGLPAEEEAPPENRKICFSTGPIKVFTTYSNEDYDRRNDDVDPMAASAEYELEKRVERLDLFPVELEKDGDGLGISIIGMGAGADMGLEKLGIFVKTVTDGGAAHRDERIQVNDLIVEVDGTSLVGVTQAFAASVLRNTTGTVKFMIGREKPGEQSEVAQLIQQTLEQERWQKEMMEQRYSQYMEEDEETGEYATDEEEEMSPMFPNAIEVFDLAENEDMLSPMEMDPEKLAHKFKELQIKHAVTQAEIQQLKRKLTHAEQDKLRWRMERAQLEQSVRENKERMEKLEGYWMEAQSLCQAVDEHLKETQAQYQTLERKYSKAKRLIKEYQQKEIEYLKRETAQRRAQEETEATHKEEADNLQDKITDLETKVDALKTSDPS